The Corvus moneduloides isolate bCorMon1 chromosome 1, bCorMon1.pri, whole genome shotgun sequence nucleotide sequence CTCTTTTTCTCATTATCGTTTACAAGGTTTGGCGGGTGGTTGGTTACCCTTTaacagccccagcccccagcGTTGCTCAAACCGCCCAGACTCAtctgggcagctctgcctcaACGCAGTGCCGGCCAACACAGTTTAACAGCagaaatcccagccctgccaagtcCCTGCGGAAAATTCCCTGCGCCCAGGCAGTCAGCGCCCACCAGCCTCTGGGACGCTGCCCGAAACCTCTGTGAGATGTCCGTCAGGATTGGGCCGTGCCCTCAGTACTCAAGATGCCTAGACAGGACCCAGACCCAGCCGGCCTCTGGGACACTGACAGCTTGATTTGAACACAAATAGGGCAATGTGGTGTTTATCTTGCTGCTGATCTGCCGAAGGCTGACTGTAGGGTTTGTTCTCACAGGTGGCTTTTTGATCCCATACCTTGTCATGCTGATTGCCGAGGGGATGCCGCTGCTGTACTTGGAGCTGGCCGTGGGGCAGCGTATGCGGCAGGGCAGCATCGGCGCCTGGAAAATAATAAGCCCCTACCTCTGCGGTGTTGGTATGTTCTCAGCTTCCATCTGTATTTTCCAGCACACAGGGAATGTGGGTGATTTTAGATAGGAGAGCTTTGTCTTTCAGGGAAGATCCAGGTGGGAGCTCAGGTTTTACTGTGTCTCACCAGGCTGGGCAAAGCCAGACACCCCATGGCATGCATTTATCCTGTCCCTTGTGGGGCATTGGGGCCAGACCCCAGCTTGCTGTGTTGGGTCTGGATTCAGAGGTGTGAGTCCCCTGCCCTCAGGCAGACTGCCAAAATCACGGTGTGAAGGCCAGTGCTAAACCCAGCCCTTGGGGCTGCCTACACTGGGCTTTGACCCCAAGAGCACCTTCCCAGTAAGCTCAACATGAGTGATAAAATAGTGCCTTAATTTCCTACTGTTCCAGTCTACCATTTACTAATGTCCACTCTTAGatacatttttatgttattAAATTACCATGAAAACCCAAGCTATCATTAATTTGCATGCgcacacattttatttttaatgatacaTTGAATATTCCCTCCCTGGGGCCTAAAGTATAAAATCGAGTTCAGGATAGTCCTggcgggaggaggaggcagtgtCTGCAGTGACAGGGACATGCCCTGTGTGCATGgctgtgcagggacacagcccctgctgcgtcagccatggcagtgctgctcccacaCCCCACAGATGCTATGGAACCCTGGGCATTTTGGGATTTTGCTGCTGACCAAGTGTCTCCCTCCGTACCTGCAGGAGTTGCCAGTGTTGTCgtctccttcttcctctccatgTACTACAACGTGATAAACGCCTGGGCCTTCTGGTACCTCTTCCACTCCTTCCAGGTGTGTGGGCTCCCAATGGCCCAGTTTGGCCCCACTGTGGCTGTGGAGGGTTGTGGTGGCTTTGCATTGGTGCTGGATGTTGCATGGCACCATTgtcagctgggaaggggaggtggAGTGTTGTCAAAAGCTTCAGAAACCCAGGGCTTTTCTGGAGAGAAAAGTGATGCAGTGGTGTCTCCCTCCATGGTCTTCCCAGAGGCATTTGCCATTGTCTTCTCCTCACCATGAAATTCAGGTCAAGGCTAGCCTTGTGACTCTTCAGTCACATGTGCCTTGTTGCCAGGGTGTCCTGGCAGGGGAGAGGTCTGGCCCCATGGTAGAGGCTTGGAGAGTGTCATCCCCAGGGGAAAAGGTTAAGGAGGCTCAGTCCTTGGGGAGAGAATCAGTCTGGTCATCCCCAAGGAAGAGGGACAGAGCAGGTCTGTCTTTGGGTAGAGAATCAGAAAGGGTCTTCCCCAGGGGAGAGGATCAGAAAGCATCAATCCTTGGGGAGAGGGTCATTCccaagggacagtgtcaaaagAGATCATCCCCAGGGGAGAGGGtcatccccagccccaggcagcaccGTGCAGAGAGAAGCAAGCCCGGGCAGAAAGTCGCCCTTGCCAtcatcctccctgctcctgacCGGCAGCTCGGCTCTGCCCGCCGTGCCGAGGGCACTCACTCCAtgtccctccctcccaggaccccctgccatgggccaCCTGCCCCCTCAACAGCAACCGCACGGGCTACGAGGAGGAGTGTGAGAAGACATCGTCCACGCAGTACTTCTGGTACCGGCAGACCCTGAACATCTCCCCGTCGCTGGAGGCCAGCGGGAGCGTGCAGTGGGAGCAGGCGCTGTGCCTAACGCTGGCCTGGCTCGTGGTTTACCTCTGCATCCTCCGCGGCACCGCCTCCACCGGCAAGGTGGGCGCGGGGCACAGCCCTGCCGGGCCCGGGCGGGGCGTGCGGAGGGGAGACGAGCGCGGAAAGGCAGTGCGGGATGGCTGCTGTTCCTTGGGGTCACGGCATCTCCCCCGGAGCACcgagctctgctgcctctgctgccccgTCAAGTTGCAGCTGAAACAGGATCAACCAAAACACACTGAGtgatactaaaaaaataatccagaaaAGTCCTTTAAACACAGCCAGCTCTCTGCAAAACCAGTTGCTAGGCTGCTGGCCATGAGGAAAGCCATCTGCCACGGCAGAGCCGTGTCAGCAGATGTCTATTCCTTGgtctttgcaagaaaaaaaatacacctaCTGGACagtttttgcttgctttttcttcacaaCAGAAATCATGAGGAAGtggggagaaaaaccccaatGTCCTGGCTGAGCCTGCACTAAGCAGCAAGCTGAGGGCTGTAATCCCCAAATCGTCTTAGTCAAATACAAGAAAGCCAAGAGACTGTAAACTAGGAATAACCTCTCGAACTTGCTGCAACTGATTCAATTAAATTTTGATTCAATTTGATTCAATTCAAATTTGATTTTGACCTTTTATGACCTCTGCTTGCCTTCCTTATAGAGCAAATTATGAATGACCTTTGCCTAATGAGTTTTGGATAGATAGTCACTTAGTTTGTGAATGCTgcaaatattttagatttttgtttgttttcccgTCAAAGAGAAGACCCTGGGAAGAGTAGTGCAGGTCTTCAGTATTATTAAGAACTTGTTTCCCTAAAATGTAAATCTAAAGTTAGATCTGTCTGataatatttctttaaagaCTAATACATGATAACAAACACaataatggaaattaattatGTAAAGTGAGACTGACATAGCAGATTAGCTTTGTCTTATGTATTCTTTAGACCAAGgtctttcccctctttccccagGTCGTGTATGTGACAGCCTCTTTGCCATACTGTGTTCTCATCATATACCTCATCAGAGGATTAACACTTCACGGAGCTGTGAATGGGCTCATCTACATGTTCACACCAAAGGTGCAGAAAAACTGTATTgaatttttcaggaaatgtTATTGGTTACTGAGCATGTAAGTTTTTAAAAGGTCTCGGTCCTGCTTTTTTTATACTGAATTTTTGCAGCAGTACCATAGGTCTGGCAGCTGGAAACCCCGGCTGGGAGTGGCTGGAGGCTGTTCTGCCATGATACCCATAAGCTGCttgctttttcctgcagaagaagACCTTCCCATTAGCATAAGCTATTACTTTCAGTCAGAGCAGTAACCCTGTCCAAAACCACTCCTGACCTAAAATGAGTGCACAAAGGGCCCCATCCCTGGCCTTGTCCCTATCCCTgcaggctggaaggggcagtgctgggcccTGGTGTGAAACTTCATGGTCTTGCTCTCTCATCTGGCttttgcagctggagcagctgttgaACCCCAAGACCTGGATCAGCGCTGCCACGCAGATCTTCTTCTCGCTGGGCCTTGGCTTCGGCAGCCTCATCGCCTTTGCCAGCTACAACGAGCCCAGCAACAACTGCGAGAGACACGCCATCATCGTGTCCCTCATCAACAGCACCACCTCCGTATTCGCCAGCATCGTCACCTTCTCCATCTACGGCTTCAAGGCGACCTTTAACTATGAGAGCTGCATCAACAAGTAAGAGCCCACTGTTTCGCTGCTTTTCCACTGCAAGCTGTTCTGGGGCAGGTGAGGGGGGAGGTAAATAAATAACAGCAcgcagcactgccagcactgccccaagACCAGACCCGATACTGCTCTAATAAAGCTAAAGGAGCTATTCAAGGTGATGAAGCCTGAGATGAAAGGTCAGAGTGCTTTGCCTTTTGACGCCTGGGTGCTGCTTCCAGGCACGGGCCTAGGCAAGAGGATGAGTTTGCCTGGGCAGGTGACAGAGGCACTTTCCCCTGTGTTCTTGTCCTGGCACATGCTCCAGGGAGTGTGGGGGAGCTGATTAATTAATGCAGTGATGTTCAGATCCCACTTTTTAAGGCTAAGCCCTGTTCCAGGAGCACAGCCTCCTTGGCTGTGATGCTCTGCAAAAGCCCAGCAGCCTGCAGGATTGTGTCCTGTAGCTGCAAGCTTGCATGCAGTTCCTGGCACAGGGCCCGTGGCAGTTACACATTtactcatatttttaaaactttcaatCTATCTGCTGATCAGAGAGGAAACCAAGCTGCTAGTTCTTGCTTGTTGCCAAAAGACTTTAAAGTTGGGGGGTGTGGACATGAGACTGGAGGGCAAAGGGGAAGAGACACCAGCCAGCGCTGGCCAGCACCCAAAATAcctgcctgggagcagcagtttgggtgcaggagctgctccccccAAGGCACTGATGAGCACAAGGTTGCCCATGTCCCAACACTGTGCTGGAAGTGCTGCTCTCACCCAGGGAGACTGAAGCCCTGGGGCCAGCAAAGCATCCCCACGGGGGCTGGTGGAAAAAAAGGGTGAGGTGTCCTGGGCCTGAAAGCCACTAAATTCCTGTAATCCTTCCCAGGgtgatcctgctgctgctgaatgctTTTGACCTGGAGGAAGGCTCTTTAACAGCAGACAATCTCAACGAGATGAAAGACTACCTCATGGCCACCTACCCGCAGGAATATGCCCAATTAGCACCACAGATTAAAAACTGCAGCTTGGAAGCTGAGCTAGACACGGTGAGTTGCTAGTTTGTGCTGTCCCCTTTGCTCCCACTGAGCTCAGGTGCCCCATGtgagcccaggagctgcctgacCAAGGGCTGGGGATCATTTCTACACCTTAGGATGGGGCAGGGGCTCACTCAGGTCATCAGCACCCAGTGTCTGTGCAGTTGGGATAGAACAGTGAAGACCTCACCTACCTTTGCTGTGCAAAGTCACACCTTGGGTGTACTTTGTCATGACACAGAGTCACTCTCTTACATCCTTTATCAAGCTGAGGAGCTGCCCGTAACTCTTGTTTCCCCCCCTTGTCTCTGTCAGGCTGTCCAGGGGACGGGACTGGCATTTATAGTCTATTCGGAAGCGATCAAAAACATGGAGGTGCCCCAGCTGTACTCTGTGCTCTACTTCTTCATGCTGCTGATGCTGGGCATTGGCAGCATGCTGGGGAACACGGCTGCCATCCTCACGCCGCTGACTGACAGCAAGGTCATTGCCTCCCGCTTTCCCAAGGAGGTGATCTCAGGTAGGcacctgccaggctgcagcacaggccaCACAGTgagcacgtgtgtgtgtgtgtgtccagaAGCTGTGGTGTCCCACCGCCATTGAGGGTCCCTCTCTGACCTCAGGTGGAGCAGGGAATAGCAAATATGCTGCTGGAAGGGTTTGCCTACCCTTGTGAAatcctgcccagcctgtgcagcACTTTCCCTTGGGAGCTCCCAAAGCACCATGGCAGTAGTGGCTGTGCATTCACAGCCTTCCCAACACACCTCAGCTCTGTCAGACTGGTGTCTACTCACTGGTGAAACTCAAAGGGATGGTACAAATGGCAGTATAGCTGCAGCAAGTAGCTCTTCAGTCACATTGCCAGTCTCCCTGCTGTGAACCACCTCAGTCTTTGGCCAAAAGAAATACATGCTCCTGTTGGGGCGTGGAAATCAGTTGTCCTACCTTAAAACCTGTTTTAGCTGTGTGcccagcagcaacagcagatgCTGCATGCACACGTGACAAGGCTGTTGCTAAGACTTGGTCGTCTTGACCAGGTCTGGGGTGATGTGCTGTGACTATGCAGGTCTAGGGAGCAGCAGTTTAACGACAGTCACACATGCACAGGGACACATCTTttccatgggggaaaaaataaaatccttctcctcagagaaagctgctcagcagaaatcCCACCAGCTTTTTAGTCACGAGAAGTGTGACATTTTCCCTACACAAACTTCCAGGTATAATGGCAGGATCCCTGTTTTATCCATGCAGGTGTTGTGTGTTTCATTAATTGTATAATTGGCCTGATCTTCACCATGGAGGCTGGAAATTACTGGTTTGACATTTTCAATGACTACGCAGCCACCCTCTCACTGCTGCTCATCGTGCTGGTGGAAACCATCGCCGTGTGTTACATCTATGGGATAAGGAGGTAAAACTTCAGCCCTGCTTTCTTCATAGGGGGACAGCTGCGGGAGCAGCCACGggcaagaataaaaatatggCCTCGGGCTAAATGTTTCTCCTATGCTATAGGGTCAGCAAGGGGATGGGGGtctcccctgccctgcagacCCCTTCCTTCCAGGGCCTTGGCTCAGGACTGTGAGGGGCCAAGCTGGGCTGACACTGTCTCTGCTGGCAGGGGAGTACCAAGGAGCTGTACACACGGCTCCCTGCTCGTGTCCTTGGTCTCAGGAGCAACTTCTGCCAAAACTCCGCTCCTCCCATGACAGGAATTCAGCACGAGCACAACAGTGCCAGTAAGTCTGGTTTCAAAGGTGGTCACCTTGCACATTGTTTGTCTCCCATCAATCCTTGTGGGTAAAAGGAAGCTCTGGAATCAGGAGAAGTTTTCAACAGCAAAGGGGTTTGAAAATAGCTGAAGGGAAAggcttcagcatttgctttgtTAGTCTGCCAGCACACAAGGTGTCCAGGCACATACACGAGTATTACCTCCTTGACGAGTTCAACGCCTTCGAGTCAGATCCAGGTCTCCTGTGAGATTTTAGTTACCATCTCCAGTACTTCCTCAAAGACAGTCAGATACCAGCACTGAGAACACTCAACTACACAAACCCAGCCGTTTTCTCCACAGTACTTCAGCATCATCGCTTTTCTCTGTCAGCTGACAGCAGTAACAGTCCGAGCTTACACTTCAGGCAGAACTTTCTTGCTGTACCTTTTCTAGCTCCTCTCTGCAATTTGGGATTCTCTTGGAAGCCTCAGTGTCTTTTTTGATTTCACCCTCACCATAATTCTGGTGAGCCAGCTTTTCAGACAATAATTCTCTGCTCATTTGTGGTCAGCTGTTCTCCCCTTTCTCATATGACATACTCGATTCTGAAGGTGGTTTCTGAAGTAACTCAGAACAAGGTATTGATCGAACTTCTGTAGCCAGTCTGAAAAACACACGTTTGGTTTGCtttacaaaaatgtatttggttttcttttgaacAGATTTGAAAAAGATCTTTACACCATGATTGGACGCAAGCCAAACTGGTATTGGAAAATTATGTGGGCTTTTGTTAGTCCACTGCTAATTATAagcctatttattttttacctcACCGACTATATCCTCACAGGAACATTGCAATACCAAGCATGGGATGCCACACAGGTAAAAGAGTTAtgggtttgggctttttttaaaaaaagtttccttAGTTCCTGCAAGGATACAAGCTTCCTTCCTAACTACACTGTTCCACAAAATGGCCTTCTGAAAGTGAGTAGCTGGAGTCAGGGCAATCCCTTAATTTTGTGGATAGGAAAAACAGGGGAAATTTGACTTAGGGATGATGTAATGGTTCTGTAAAATCAACTAATTTCCCTCTATGAGGTTCTTAATCAACTCTTCATAGAATTAAATTTCATTCATATTGAAGACCCAAGTATCATCTTTAAAAACACACTTAAAAACCCCCTGCTTTCaaagtgtatttattttgaaCAAAATTAGTGGTATTTTAACagaactgagctgctgctggactAGTTTTCATAATTTCcatacacatttttctttatggCCAGAACATTTTCTTAAGAATACTGGACTGTGTATTCATCACAGAGCAATTACTGCTGGATAAGTAATCACTGGTTTCATAACCTTTTGTGGAAATGTTCCCATCATGCAGAAACAAAGAACATCATTGTTTTCATGTCATGGCCAATTTGGGACCCACAGTGGGCCTGGCCTGTTGACTGGGTGTCAGCATGAGCCCGCAGGCTCCAGGAGAGGAACAGAGACCTGACAGAGGTCAGGGCTCAGCCACCTCATTAAGAAACACAAATCAAGCCAAAACCTGCTCTTTACCAAAGCTTGCAGAAGTTTTCCCCGATCCTGTTGTCAGCAGCTCTGTTCTTGTCAGGTTTCAGTGTGTATGGTTGGACAAAGAACAGCACTGAGGGCAGCCATaggctgccacagcctggaacTGCTTCTCAGAGGTCCTGTCTAGATCCATGCACACAGCTTTGCTCCTGGCCCGACTCTGGGGCAGATCCCACAGATCCAACACTGCTTTTCTCCCTTGCAGGGGCAGTTGGTGACCAAGGATTACCCAGGCTATGCCCTGGCAGTGATCGGGCTGCTGGTGGCGGCATCCACCATGTGCATTCCTCTGGGAGCACTAGTGACTTTTATAAGGAAGAGACTGAAGAAGGAACGAGTTTCAACTGT carries:
- the SLC6A20 gene encoding sodium- and chloride-dependent transporter XTRP3 isoform X2 → MRHISRASWHVAVLQARQECTGGFLIPYLVMLIAEGMPLLYLELAVGQRMRQGSIGAWKIISPYLCGVGVASVVVSFFLSMYYNVINAWAFWYLFHSFQDPLPWATCPLNSNRTGYEEECEKTSSTQYFWYRQTLNISPSLEASGSVQWEQALCLTLAWLVVYLCILRGTASTGKVVYVTASLPYCVLIIYLIRGLTLHGAVNGLIYMFTPKLEQLLNPKTWISAATQIFFSLGLGFGSLIAFASYNEPSNNCERHAIIVSLINSTTSVFASIVTFSIYGFKATFNYESCINKVILLLLNAFDLEEGSLTADNLNEMKDYLMATYPQEYAQLAPQIKNCSLEAELDTAVQGTGLAFIVYSEAIKNMEVPQLYSVLYFFMLLMLGIGSMLGNTAAILTPLTDSKVIASRFPKEVISGVVCFINCIIGLIFTMEAGNYWFDIFNDYAATLSLLLIVLVETIAVCYIYGIRRFEKDLYTMIGRKPNWYWKIMWAFVSPLLIISLFIFYLTDYILTGTLQYQAWDATQGQLVTKDYPGYALAVIGLLVAASTMCIPLGALVTFIRKRLKKERVSTVA
- the SLC6A20 gene encoding sodium- and chloride-dependent transporter XTRP3 isoform X4, producing the protein MEKSRPLWDNPLQFIFACISYAVGLGNVWRFPYLCQMYGGGGFLIPYLVMLIAEGMPLLYLELAVGQRMRQGSIGAWKIISPYLCGVGVASVVVSFFLSMYYNVINAWAFWYLFHSFQDPLPWATCPLNSNRTGYEEECEKTSSTQYFWYRQTLNISPSLEASGSVQWEQALCLTLAWLVVYLCILRGTASTGKVVYVTASLPYCVLIIYLIRGLTLHGAVNGLIYMFTPKLEQLLNPKTWISAATQIFFSLGLGFGSLIAFASYNEPSNNCERHAIIVSLINSTTSVFASIVTFSIYGFKATFNYESCINKVILLLLNAFDLEEGSLTADNLNEMKDYLMATYPQEYAQLAPQIKNCSLEAELDTAVQGTGLAFIVYSEAIKNMEVPQLYSVLYFFMLLMLGIGSMLGNTAAILTPLTDSKVIASRFPKEVISGVVCFINCIIGLIFTMEAGNYWFDIFNDYAATLSLLLIVLVETIAVCYIYGIRRGSW
- the SLC6A20 gene encoding sodium- and chloride-dependent transporter XTRP3 isoform X1, which encodes MEKSRPLWDNPLQFIFACISYAVGLGNVWRFPYLCQMYGGGGFLIPYLVMLIAEGMPLLYLELAVGQRMRQGSIGAWKIISPYLCGVGVASVVVSFFLSMYYNVINAWAFWYLFHSFQDPLPWATCPLNSNRTGYEEECEKTSSTQYFWYRQTLNISPSLEASGSVQWEQALCLTLAWLVVYLCILRGTASTGKVVYVTASLPYCVLIIYLIRGLTLHGAVNGLIYMFTPKLEQLLNPKTWISAATQIFFSLGLGFGSLIAFASYNEPSNNCERHAIIVSLINSTTSVFASIVTFSIYGFKATFNYESCINKVILLLLNAFDLEEGSLTADNLNEMKDYLMATYPQEYAQLAPQIKNCSLEAELDTAVQGTGLAFIVYSEAIKNMEVPQLYSVLYFFMLLMLGIGSMLGNTAAILTPLTDSKVIASRFPKEVISGVVCFINCIIGLIFTMEAGNYWFDIFNDYAATLSLLLIVLVETIAVCYIYGIRRFEKDLYTMIGRKPNWYWKIMWAFVSPLLIISLFIFYLTDYILTGTLQYQAWDATQGQLVTKDYPGYALAVIGLLVAASTMCIPLGALVTFIRKRLKKERVSTVA
- the SLC6A20 gene encoding sodium- and chloride-dependent transporter XTRP3 isoform X3; this translates as MLIAEGMPLLYLELAVGQRMRQGSIGAWKIISPYLCGVGVASVVVSFFLSMYYNVINAWAFWYLFHSFQDPLPWATCPLNSNRTGYEEECEKTSSTQYFWYRQTLNISPSLEASGSVQWEQALCLTLAWLVVYLCILRGTASTGKVVYVTASLPYCVLIIYLIRGLTLHGAVNGLIYMFTPKLEQLLNPKTWISAATQIFFSLGLGFGSLIAFASYNEPSNNCERHAIIVSLINSTTSVFASIVTFSIYGFKATFNYESCINKVILLLLNAFDLEEGSLTADNLNEMKDYLMATYPQEYAQLAPQIKNCSLEAELDTAVQGTGLAFIVYSEAIKNMEVPQLYSVLYFFMLLMLGIGSMLGNTAAILTPLTDSKVIASRFPKEVISGVVCFINCIIGLIFTMEAGNYWFDIFNDYAATLSLLLIVLVETIAVCYIYGIRRFEKDLYTMIGRKPNWYWKIMWAFVSPLLIISLFIFYLTDYILTGTLQYQAWDATQGQLVTKDYPGYALAVIGLLVAASTMCIPLGALVTFIRKRLKKERVSTVA